Genomic DNA from Theobroma cacao cultivar B97-61/B2 chromosome 3, Criollo_cocoa_genome_V2, whole genome shotgun sequence:
CTGCGTGATTTCTTTCCATGATATTCCCAGGACATACAGAAGTTTGATTAACTGCTCagataagaaaaattatattatgtGAGGGAAAAATGTAGAAtggaaatttgatttttctctttcataaCCAAGAAATACCTTTGTGACTCAAATCTTCACTAGGGGAATAGACAGTTGGAAGCACTTTGGTGGCAGGAGATAAATTGCCGGGGATACTTTTCTTTTCACCTTGCAATCGATCATCTGGTTTCTCATTATCAGACATGGGATCTGCCCCTAAATTTTTAATGGGAGAAGAACTTAAGCAGCTGCTCTTCTTTTCATTCTGAACCCTCCACTTGTATCCATTGGCAGTTGGAAAATTGTTGTATGGTGAAAATCTCATCTGCGGGGAAGCAAATCTATGTTCCTTGTTCCTTCCTGGAGTAAGTAGGGGCAACAAGTCGTATTCAGGCAAAGACATTAATCTATCCATAGTTCTCAGGGTCTGTTTTCTAGACAAATCTTCATTTCCGCTATTTAATATCTCTGAAAGATGTTTCGTAGAGTGAAATTTTCCTTTGAGATGCCTTATAGTTAACAGGTTTGAGGTTCCATTGCAACTTTCTGTGGAAGAAGCAGCTTTGCCTCCGATGCCTGAAGGCCCTGAACCAAAGTTCTCTGTTTGGCCCATCCCATCTCTTCTATTGACCTCAGGGGAAGATTCGGACATTTTGCGAACGTCGGGATAGCTTTTACCAGtagaaattttttcatttgccTGCCTGCTCATTTCTTTACCACCCTCATCGAACTGTTCGAAGTCACGTTGAGATTTATGAATACCATCAAGGGACATCTGGCACTGCTCTTTTTTGTTTACCCTCATAGCATGCCTCAATTTCCTTTTCATGTGTTCAAAAGACAAGAATGCTGGCCTAGCACTCCTCTCCTTTTTCCTCAAGCTATAATGAGACTGTGGTGATGGCCAATTACTGATTCTATCAGGACAGTTTTGCATGCCAGGCTTCAAGACTACTATTGTGTTTGAAGGTTCGCATTCCCCTGCTTCTTTTGGCTGGCAGTGTGATGTTTTAGCTTTGGAGGAAGATTGATGTTGCTGATTCTTTGCCTGAGAATGCCGTAAACCTTGAATATGTTTCACTAGCAGTGAATTTGGGTCTTGTAGGAGTTTCGTGAATAATTCCTTGTTGGAATTTAAAATCTCCAATGCATCTATAAAATTCTTAGACCGGTTGGCTAGCTCATTTCTATCGAGGTTCTCCCCATCAGTTAACTTCTGATTTACAAAAGCTTCAACCGCTTCATTCATATGAACTCGAAGATTAATCTCAGTGTGGCGATAATGCTTCCCACCACCGTTGCTTTTACAACTATAAGTCCCTCCATTGTTAGTATCCTCATCATCGCCGGATGCTTCTGTCAGTGATGCCGAGTTGTTGTTAAATTTGTCAACCATATTTTGATCAGAAGGCTGCCTACATCCCTCTGTTGCTCTATCCTTACAACCACGTGCAGGAAAGCGACTGGATTTCTTGGAATTCTTGCTTGCCTTCCTATGGTCCTTTGAATGACCAACAAGCTTGGGGTTAAATTGTAGATTTTGCATTTCAGCAATGGCTGTGTTCTTCTTTACCTGAAGCTTCACAGGCGTCTCTTCTTTTATAATTCGTTTAACTTCTGGCTTCCTGGAGTTAACCCCAAGATTCTTGCTATCAAGTGCATcctgaaaaaatttaaattttcatctcagaatctttttgctctttgttgcaaagaaagaataattaCCAACATCTGCAATAGGCCTAAGGATGCATAGATTATTTCCTTGTTCATAATATGCAtagaatttgattataaagCAGGTTAACAAGCTCACATCTCTGCATTGATCCTTCTCCTCATTAGTGAGAAAATCAGACCTATTCCTTGTATAACCATCACCTACAGATGAAAAATcagtataaattaaatttagttGTACATGACAGCTATAAGACTTAAAACATGCATGTGACAATTATTGATAAAATCAGAATAATTAATCTACTTTAAAGAACTTATCAGTACATCTGATTCGtatggaaaatgaaattatatttcatCCACAACCAAAAGCAAAATTTGACCTTTATCCTGTCTGTTAACGCGCTTCTTATCAGAAATGAGCTTCCCATGGGAATGACCTTGGCGAAAATCGAAGAAGTGAATTAATCCCAATGCACATCCTGACTTGTACTTTTCATAGATTGCAGGGCTTTTAGGTGACAGCACAGGGCTCTTAAGCGATGGGCTCCTGGGCAATCTCCTATCCATATTTTGGGTGGATGAGTACTAACTATGAAGCATATTGTGTGTTCATTCACTACCTCTTTGATGCAACAGCATCAGATGAACACCTGAGCATGAgaacaaggaaaaagaattgAAGAGACTATAAAGTTAATCAGTTAATCAGCTAAAGAGACTAAAATTGTCAGTGGGATATTCAATGACACCAGAAGCAAGTCGAAAAGTCAAAATCATGtacatttgaatttttttgctGAGGTAATTCTCAtagaatttaaatattagGTGTGCTATTGACACCATACGTTCATACCCAGCAACGATGGGTGGAAGAACCATGACACTGGTTGAAACAAATGCTTATACGTAGAGTATTTCGATTACAAACAAGTGTCTGATTGTACTGATAATGAACAACAAACTAAAATATTCAAAGCCATCTAAGACCccagaaaatgaaaaataaaaaagaaagtaaaaatctGCTAATTTCATGAAGAGGGGGAATGAGTTCTGGAGATTCCATGAAACAAGAGGCCATATCAAAGAATTAAAAGCCAGTTCAAGCCACTGCCAGCAAGTTCAAAGCAAAGTAactccattttcttttcagcACCCGCTGGATCAGCTAAGGTTGAAGAAGCACACACCAAATCAACATAGAATGGAAATCTATACTTATCAATACAAAGAAGCATGTTTTGAGATACAAAGAGAAAGTACCTGAAATGGTTTGTGttgaaggagaagaagaagaagaagaagaacagaATCAACTACCCCTGtttcaatatattaaaaaCTTTGGCATTCTATTTATGTCTGAACTCTGAAccatttgaaagaaaaaaaaaaccatctTCATGCATTGCTCATCTTCTGCAGAAGCCAAAACCAAAAACCTTGTCCCTTCATCTACCCATATgaccacttttttttttttttctattccttCCACTGACCAGTTCTT
This window encodes:
- the LOC18606532 gene encoding uncharacterized protein LOC18606532 codes for the protein MDRRLPRSPSLKSPVLSPKSPAIYEKYKSGCALGLIHFFDFRQGHSHGKLISDKKRVNRQDKGDGYTRNRSDFLTNEEKDQCRDDALDSKNLGVNSRKPEVKRIIKEETPVKLQVKKNTAIAEMQNLQFNPKLVGHSKDHRKASKNSKKSSRFPARGCKDRATEGCRQPSDQNMVDKFNNNSASLTEASGDDEDTNNGGTYSCKSNGGGKHYRHTEINLRVHMNEAVEAFVNQKLTDGENLDRNELANRSKNFIDALEILNSNKELFTKLLQDPNSLLVKHIQGLRHSQAKNQQHQSSSKAKTSHCQPKEAGECEPSNTIVVLKPGMQNCPDRISNWPSPQSHYSLRKKERSARPAFLSFEHMKRKLRHAMRVNKKEQCQMSLDGIHKSQRDFEQFDEGGKEMSRQANEKISTGKSYPDVRKMSESSPEVNRRDGMGQTENFGSGPSGIGGKAASSTESCNGTSNLLTIRHLKGKFHSTKHLSEILNSGNEDLSRKQTLRTMDRLMSLPEYDLLPLLTPGRNKEHRFASPQMRFSPYNNFPTANGYKWRVQNEKKSSCLSSSPIKNLGADPMSDNEKPDDRLQGEKKSIPGNLSPATKVLPTVYSPSEDLSHKVNQTSVCPGNIMERNHADRWGESNALEPNGVQNTNTNPRTEAVNTFGDSELLECLKLDSPLGDQTSSSSVHVYSSSPFHIQRAEDSDSMTDRAEQPSPISVLEQFFVEDNTSSPSTISLAAEPPVGPFCIEELYASLLVESHLDLKSNAGTSTDKQGSLSEYIKAVLQKSGLNWGELSRKCHLSDQMLNSSLFDSVEVWPDKSCADRRLIFGYISEVLLEIYQCYFRCSPWVSLVNPRPRPVLLSKNVVHEVLRHVDWLLFSELPQQTLQQLVEKDLAKSRVWMDTGIDTEEVVTELVDRILEDLVVDIGDWLQT